The DNA sequence TGATATTTTCCTTGGGGCACATACCTACCTTTATAGTAGCAAATGTAAGATTGTTGGCATATGTTCTTATGTAtcagaaatttaaatattacagTATCTTACATATGCCAACAAGGATAATTACAGTATCTTAAaatccatattatttaaatataatattatgaatggttttacaataaaacccaaagtaattaaataattatgtagatGTTTATCggaaatccaaaaatttgcatatacatatatgtacgtatttatatgtggtgtacTTACCTGGAGATCCCAAAAATCTAACTCCCACTCGAAAACAAGATCAATCCTTCTTGAACAACCCTAAAagcataatcaaaatctaatagctcaaaacaataatttaacacAACCCAAAACATAGATCAAAACCCATGCCAAAATTTAAAGACTCACTTTCTACTCTATATAACACTAAACATCTCATCACAAGTTAACTTAGCCATACCATAGCCAAAAATCATGTTCCAAAGGAAATGACATTTCAACAAACACCTTGTGGGTATAACCAAAACTAAGCAATTAGCCAAGTAGACAAATAAGACACATGCTATTCAATACAAACTAATATCCTTTACTAGCAAAGCaaagaagaactaaaaaaaatataatatgctaGCATCATCTGTTTTTACCCACAAGCTtggcaagaacaagaaaaaaaaatttcaaacaaaaggcTTACAAGGTTGGATGGCGAAAATTAGGCTGACAACAAGAACTTGAGGGCCGCTCACCAAGCTAAAAAGTCTGATTTTCATCGGCTCACCAAGCAAGGGAGGCACAAAGGAAGATAGATGAAGTTTTTAACCACCGAATCACTTTTTTGAAGCTCCAGACCCAAGGCGATGGCATGGCTAATGGTGAGGTTGACGGTGAGCCTAAGGAATAGGGAGTCCCGGTTaatgaagaaacaaatggaAGAGAAGGCTCATGGTTTTAGGAAAGAAAATAGAGGGGTTTCACGGGCTAAAGAAtgggaaaataaaagcaacaattttttttccccttatttAATGGagatgggtttttttttattatttaagataGGTGAGGTCCACAGTATCAATGACTTCTACAGTAAATAGGTTGCCAATCAAATATCTCTGGACAGAATAGCACTAGTCATGATCAACATCCATATATTATTACCTTTCAGATTCAGAGGAGGTGGAGGCCCAGATTCAATACCTGCATATCAAACATCACATTTTTGATGGAACAAACAGGGCAGACATTAGGCGGAAAGACTGGTGTGATGAGCTACTACTGTTTATCGAGATTAACAACAAAGTATCAATGAAAAGTAGCAATTCAGAACTACTAAAAGACATTAGATTTAAGGTGGTTCTTCAGTCTTTAATTGGCTTATTATATCAAATAGAAAAACTAGTTTTTGTTAGAGATAGCTATTCATCTAGATCATTAACTAGAAAAACCTGGTGCTCAGCTTAATTACCTTGTGATATCAGGTGAGTGATGAATGGAACAACCTTGCCAGCATATGAATCACCACCAACATACAGAGGATTAGATAGGAATTTTGGGTGATCAATCAGCCACTGTTATCACaacacaaatttaatttttactgcttaattattattaacaaatttgaAACAAAGGCAAAAGAACATCAAGTAACTGAATACGTTTCTGATAAACTTGTGAACTCTCAAGGATGAAGTGACACCACCATCAACATATGTCTCTGAAGTATTTGAGAATGAGAATCCAGTTCCAACAGGAGAATCTAAGAAGATCATATTTGAGAcctaacaaaaaataaataaatttaagaaaaaaaaaaaaaaatcaaagctgtTGGGTGGAAGAGAAATCGGAAAAAATAAGTAATGAACATAATCTACCTTAGTCCAAGAAAAAGGATGATACAAAAGTGTTGGCAAGCTACCATTATAATACTTCACAATCTTGAACTTCAGAGTACCTACCAATGATCATCAAGTCCaccatcaaaaacaaaaacttttttctttttcctttcatttttaacaacaagaaaggaaaaaacaaaaaaagaaaagataaaatgaaagaaattacCGTTTTGAATAATGAGGGCAGAGAAAGCAGAGCAACCAGGGCCACCAGTGCGCCAAAGAAGAAGAGGGTCTTGGGCTGGATTTCCCTCAGACTCTATGAAGTAATAAAAGAACTGCACTTCATCCAcaccatcatatatataaaaaagcaaCCAAAATTTAGACATTAAAATCATCAAGTTTCAGTAATTAGAACTTCAGCTCACCCAGTCTCAATGTGGAAGGGAAGTGGACCATGAAAGCCAGGAAGATGAGTAACAATGGAAGCAGAGATGAACAGTGGCCATAGGATCAGTAGCAGCTGAAGAAGACAAGAAACCATGGCGTCAGAAAACAGACTGATTTGCTCATTTGAGTCTTGGTTGTGCTTGGGTGTTTTTTAGACTCGCATCATTTCATAGAATCTCATAAGTCTAAAAGATTTCCATTCGTTTGCGGTAATGGGCCCCTGTGCTATTAAATGTTATCAATTTTAAACAATTTCTGCCACCCACCAAAGTGctgaaagaagaagaatggcTTGCTATAGAAGCGGGGGTGGTTGTTAcaataattgtttttgtttattggatCAAATTGATTAAATACTTgttggtggttttttttttataaaagtggataaaccacaaatttattgaaaaaaaaaacagtacaaacaaacaaagtacaaataaaCTAGAAAAGACTGAAGctctcaccagagatgaggcGCAAGAACAACTAAGAGCAAAAACAAAGAACAGATAACAAGCCAATAAATCAACTCTATAGACAGAAACCACCAAAAGGGGATATAGGTCTACAAGGCCAAGAGTAGAAAGCTCTACTCCAAGTCTACTCCAACTCTGGAATAGGATCTGATTCGCCGGAAGTGTTGGAAACCCTAGCGCTGAAGAAATTGATAGAGCGCTTGATCTTCTGAGTAGCCTCGACCTGAGTCTATTGATGATTGTCAGATGCTGCTAAAAACCAAGAAAGTAGcatattagtaatttttatcAGTAAAGAGTGAGTAGGTAGTGCTGTAAATTGAAATATGCGATGGTTGCgctcaagccaaatattccaaaaaatagCTCTAATCCCAGAGAGGTTGGCATTCAGGTTGAAATGATGTGATCAAAGTGGTCCAAATCGTCGAAATGGAGGAGGGGTTTGAATTAATTTCCATAAGTTGTGCGAAGAAAGACCAGATACGTGTTATGTAAAAGCAATCAATGAAGAGATGATCAACAGTCTCGGAGACCCTGTGGCAAAGTACGCATGTATCAGTTGTATTTTGAAAGTTACACGCTTTTCGAAAAAAAGGTTAGTAAGGGTCAGAATTTATTTTTCCCGACATAGCCGAAAGAAATTAAGGTGATTTTTATTGGGCATctaattttccaaaattttgtATAAAGTTGATAGCGAATACCTACATCGGTAAGAAACTTGTAATAAGATTTTATCGAGAAGGTTCCACTTTTATCTAGAGGCCAAGTGTAGAAGTCTTCATGATCACTGGTACAATCCAAGATCACATCCAAAAAAGGAATTAAGTCTTTAGAGGTAGAGTTAAGGAAGAGATTTTCAGGTGAACTAACTTGTTCAGAAAATGGCGAACTGTGATCCAAGGATAGATACAGTCATTGAAAAGATGAGACCAATGATCTTTCAGGGTTTTCCACGAAAACCACCTATCGTGCCAAAAGTAGGTATTAGCCccatttttaaattgttttagcGACGCAGGAGCGAAAATAATTCAGGGAAGAAAGTACCCCTGcccaaaaaaaggatttatttcttggaGACGGGTGAAAAAGAGCGCATGCAGGATTTGTGGCAAAGTAGTTAACTTTAATAACCTTGGCCAAAAAGCCGTTAGGGCTAGAAttgattttccaccaccattttccaaggaGAGCACTATTGAAGTCCTGGATATTAAGAATTCCCCAACCACCCAAGTTTCGGGGCTTGCAAATCTTTTTCCAGGCAACAATCCTAATATTTTTGGGGCCCAAATCAGGgcctttccaaagaaagtcCCTACGAATCTTGTCTGTCTTTAATCATCCAAGCGGGTAGTTTAAAAACTGACATCCAGTAAACTGGAACAGTTGAAAGAACAGAGTTTAGAAGGGTAAGGAGACCACCAAGTGAGAGATATATAGCTTTCCAAGGCGGAAGTCTGGCACGAATAGTTTCAATAAGATGATTCCAGTCTTGTTTATTTGGTCGTCTACCAGATAATGGAACCCCCAAGTAGGTAATTGGGAGACAGTCTCTGGAAACGTTTACAATCATAGCAGAAGTGATGTGGGGTTGGAAGCCATAATTAGTCGAGTATAAACAACTTTTTGAGTAATTAATTGTAAGTCCAAAGGATCCTTCAAAAAGATAAAGTATTAACTTAATGATGTTAAGATCCTCCTGTCCTCCAGCAGAGAATATGATCAGATCATCTGCGTATTGTAGATAACAAATACTATCAGAATGGTCTAGTGGCACACTAACAAAAGTTTTGGATCTAAGAGCGTTAGAAAACATTGCACTTAGAGCATCAGCAGCTAAAGCAAAGAGAAGAGGATACCAGGGTTTTGGTGGTCtgttcttatttaatttttgtcagATAAAAATTGTGAGCTAAATGTTTTGGATTAAGACAAATATTGTAAGTTTCACCATCAAGTCGGTCATTAAAATCAgcaatgttgtcagacccggatcggcccggccggttcaaccggaaaaatcgggaaccggccatgtggccggcccgggtataccccattgacccgggtattaaaaaacccggagttaacccggtgacccgggcggttcaaccgggaaccggttaacccggccgggtcaatcgggtcacaatgtttaattttttttacaatatttaataatttattattattttctcattaaaaaccacaaaatcggttatatttataaatattaatttataatttataatcaataaatagaattactatatatatatatatcataaacataccaacaaaaattaatatttaaaaaaataaaaatatattaatgtattatgtaaatactttctaaaaaaatttaatttattaataaaaataaaaacaataaatgagtgtaatttttattataaaaaaatataaaaattaaaagtattctaattaaataaaaaaatataagaaaaatttaaaaacaaaataaaaaaactcaattaaaaatataagaattagtgaattaaatttcttatttatttttaacaaaaatcaaccaataaacaaataaataaataaataaataaataacaccgagagaagttcgataattatatattaatatattaaatttataaatatttaaaaaatgtaaaaataaatgacaaaattagaaaaattctcatcagtatataaggtcatttatcaatttaaatatcaaatttgagtaggtttttataatataattatgggtttaatattatatttgctcattattaattattataatattttttttatatttaattattgaccccggttcgaccccggttcgacccggttgaacccattgacccctgacccctgggcttagccgggtcattgcccgggccgggtctgacaaccatGAAAATCAGGCATGGCACAAGCTAGTAATAGCCCGGGCACTGTGCTGAGCATACCAGTATAGTTTGCATGGCAATCATGCAAGGTTTGCATGGCCAACTTATTGGTGGGGCTGGCCTTGCACAGGGCAAGGCCTtgtagttttttaatatatatatatatatatgaataaaaaaacccaaaataatacttaaataagaaaaattaagggggaaagaaatcaaaaacttaaataaataaatataaaataatttcagtGGAGTCAAAAGTTAAATATACTAGATTAAAGACCCGTGCTAATGCTACGGGttgaatctataaaaaaataagattgtgaagatagtataatttttttttttaaaaaaaaatcattattaatgtttttattaaatcattttttaatatgagaaatatatttgcaaaattgtatataatatcaaatatatGGATGATGattgtgaaaattttattgCAAGTAGTGTGTGCTATTAAAAGTTAAAAGTGccatatttttctaattaagtatttttttaggaaaacatggatttgtggtttacttattttctttaaaaaattacattttgtagagaatatatattcaatatatagtagttttatttatttacacaaacTTTCactttatacatatttttcaaatttttgtaagGTTTTTGTTactaaagaaatatttaaaattatcttaacaTATAATGATAaaaggataataaaaaaatatttatatatttatttatatttagcaatttttaaaaataaacaacttaATTAACAATCAATTAGccaataaatctaaaaaaaatccaGCTTGATTAAGAGCCGTTATAATCCAATCTCAAATTACCAATTTGTCTTCATTATGTATGAAGAATAAcataagtaattattattactcTATATATTTagtcttaaaataaaaaaaaagcaatcagTTAAAACCAACAAATCTTCTAATTATCTTTGTCAATATTAAAAGATCAAAATTAATACATTTCTAAATTTAGATATAAATGTAAGAAacaatcatttttaatatttcatataaagggaaaatttaaaataacaaatttttttataaaatatatttatacagaaaataacttaacaaaatatatttagcaattttaaatataaataatttaaattgattaataatcaattaaccaataaatcccaaaaaaaaaaactcatgctAATTAAGAGCTATTATAATCCAATCTCAAACTACCAAATTGTCTTcattaattataacaaatagcatacataaaaaaaaagttaaaagatCAAACTTAATCATgaatatatttctaaatttagatataaattaaaaaaaaatcaatcatgttAACTAATCctgttatttattaaaaaataaaaaattatccgttattattattattattattattattattattattatataaaccGATGATAGAAAGAAGAGAACTTAGTGAAACAGACTTATCCTTGTGTCACAAGTAGTTCTATGCCAAAGAGTTTTTATAACTTCGTAATTTGCTAGAGCTACAAAATCATGCACTTGTGTACATACAAACTATTATTTCTAAGAGCTTTGATAAATGTTTGGTTTGTTTGAGCTTAGTTCATATTGAGCTGAGCCTTTTGTCTACAGACTTTTT is a window from the Dioscorea cayenensis subsp. rotundata cultivar TDr96_F1 chromosome 2, TDr96_F1_v2_PseudoChromosome.rev07_lg8_w22 25.fasta, whole genome shotgun sequence genome containing:
- the LOC120275904 gene encoding serine carboxypeptidase-like 16, which encodes MVSCLLQLLLILWPLFISASIVTHLPGFHGPLPFHIETGYDGVDEVQFFYYFIESEGNPAQDPLLLWRTGGPGCSAFSALIIQNGTLKFKIVKYYNGSLPTLLYHPFSWTKVSNMIFLDSPVGTGFSFSNTSETYVDGGVTSSLRVHKFIRNWLIDHPKFLSNPLYVGGDSYAGKVVPFITHLISQGSPSTSPLAMPSPWVWSFKKVIRWLKTSSIFLCASLAW